A genomic segment from Pediococcus acidilactici encodes:
- a CDS encoding dihydroorotate dehydrogenase: MQRLETEIAGVTLKNPVMNASGTAAYGQSLAEKMDLNELGALVIKSTTQTPRAGNPWPTTAETSAGWLNAVGLKNPGIDHVLSEELPWLANNFPTLPIVGSVAGSTFEEYVTVAHRMASAPNVKLIEVNVSCPNVKEGGIAFGTEPRMVQELTQAIKDQVNCPVLVKLTPAVTVIEPLVLAAEAGGADGLVMINTLMGMEIDLHTRKPHLSNGTGGLSGKAIHPLAVRMIHQARQVTDLPIIGVGGVFTPADALELMVAGAQAIQIGSASYGNPRACHDVITELPAAMDQYGFERIADFKVKN; the protein is encoded by the coding sequence ATGCAACGCTTAGAAACGGAAATTGCGGGAGTAACGTTAAAAAATCCGGTTATGAATGCGAGTGGTACTGCCGCGTATGGTCAGTCCCTGGCGGAGAAAATGGATTTAAACGAATTGGGCGCCTTAGTGATTAAATCGACCACCCAAACTCCCCGAGCAGGCAACCCGTGGCCCACAACGGCGGAAACCAGCGCGGGCTGGCTGAACGCGGTGGGGTTAAAGAATCCGGGGATTGATCATGTATTAAGTGAAGAACTTCCGTGGTTAGCCAATAATTTTCCAACGCTACCGATTGTGGGCAGCGTGGCGGGGAGCACTTTTGAAGAATACGTAACGGTCGCACACCGGATGGCTAGCGCACCGAACGTTAAGTTAATTGAAGTAAACGTCTCCTGCCCGAACGTGAAGGAAGGCGGAATCGCCTTTGGAACGGAACCACGAATGGTACAAGAACTGACCCAAGCAATTAAGGACCAAGTGAACTGTCCGGTGTTAGTTAAACTAACTCCCGCGGTGACCGTCATCGAACCCCTCGTACTTGCTGCCGAAGCGGGTGGAGCGGACGGATTAGTCATGATTAATACGTTGATGGGGATGGAAATTGATCTACACACCCGCAAGCCGCACTTATCAAACGGCACTGGGGGGCTTTCTGGCAAGGCGATTCACCCCCTAGCCGTACGAATGATTCACCAAGCACGTCAAGTAACCGATTTGCCAATTATTGGCGTGGGAGGCGTTTTTACTCCCGCAGATGCGTTAGAATTAATGGTAGCAGGAGCACAAGCAATTCAAATTGGATCCGCAAGTTACGGCAATCCGCGGGCGTGTCACGACGTCATTACGGAATTGCCTGCCGCAATGGATCAATACGGGTTTGAACGGATTGCAGATTTTAAGGTAAAAAATTAA
- a CDS encoding Cof-type HAD-IIB family hydrolase, whose amino-acid sequence MTEIRLIASDIDGTFLNDQREFDRSRFQAQLDELSRRQIKFVVASGNQLAHCQEVFEGIEGDLTFVAEDGALTVEQGKVLDDNPLKPALLHDALDYLMSTPEFAEAKLILSTRQQAFTNMVPSDADWKDSAYFYQHLTPVEKLAAVNEPIYKIDIHWSGLTDVRPQAEQLKNALGDDLGCVMSGLGGMDVTMPHVTKAYGLTQLQNLWQISMDETMAFGDTQNDEAMLQHARLGYAMKNAEPEAKKATKLITKLDNNHSGVLDMIERLLAGEIK is encoded by the coding sequence ATGACGGAGATTCGATTAATTGCAAGCGACATCGACGGAACTTTTTTAAATGACCAGCGGGAGTTTGACCGGTCACGTTTTCAGGCTCAACTAGACGAACTTAGTCGCCGACAAATTAAATTTGTGGTTGCTAGTGGAAATCAATTGGCCCACTGTCAGGAAGTTTTTGAGGGAATAGAAGGCGACCTGACTTTCGTAGCTGAAGACGGTGCCCTAACCGTTGAGCAAGGAAAAGTTTTGGATGACAATCCCCTTAAACCGGCCTTACTGCACGATGCGTTGGATTATTTAATGAGCACACCGGAGTTCGCCGAAGCAAAACTGATTTTGTCGACCCGTCAACAAGCGTTCACTAATATGGTGCCTAGTGACGCCGATTGGAAAGACAGCGCGTATTTTTATCAACACCTTACGCCGGTGGAAAAACTAGCGGCGGTAAACGAGCCAATTTACAAGATTGACATTCATTGGAGTGGGCTAACGGACGTGCGCCCCCAAGCCGAGCAGTTAAAAAACGCGCTAGGCGATGACCTTGGTTGCGTGATGAGTGGATTGGGTGGCATGGACGTCACCATGCCGCACGTGACGAAGGCTTATGGGCTGACCCAATTGCAGAACTTGTGGCAGATTTCCATGGACGAAACCATGGCCTTCGGCGACACACAAAATGACGAAGCAATGTTACAACACGCCCGGCTAGGTTATGCAATGAAAAACGCGGAACCAGAAGCTAAAAAAGCAACGAAGCTAATCACAAAATTGGACAATAACCACAGCGGCGTTTTAGACATGATTGAGCGGTTGTTAGCCGGGGAGATTAAGTAG
- a CDS encoding AEC family transporter, with protein MVAVGYYLASRHWFNEDSKKLLAKLVTQVALPPYMITSITKDFTKTELFKLLPNLWYPVLSMFILMGLAWLIVRLIHVDPRHQGLFTSMFFNSNTVFVGLPINLAIFGERSLPYVLVYYMANTTIFWTLGVYFIQRDQQRQTKISLKSTLQKIFSAPLLGFMIGIVLIVLNIHLPSFLSSSFTYLGGLTIPLSMLFIGVSVYDAGLRNMRFQKDNLGVLLGRFVFAPSLMALLVMPSSMPLIMKQVFILQSCMPVMTNAPVVAKLYDADADFASIMVTESTLLSLIMVPVMMGIMV; from the coding sequence ATGGTTGCCGTAGGGTACTATTTAGCTTCTCGGCACTGGTTTAACGAGGATTCCAAAAAACTGCTTGCTAAACTAGTTACCCAAGTGGCCCTGCCACCTTACATGATCACTTCAATTACCAAAGATTTTACTAAAACAGAACTTTTTAAACTGCTACCCAATCTGTGGTATCCAGTCCTATCGATGTTCATTTTAATGGGACTTGCTTGGTTAATTGTGCGCTTAATTCACGTTGACCCGCGCCATCAAGGCCTGTTCACTTCCATGTTTTTTAACTCCAACACCGTTTTTGTCGGGTTGCCCATTAACCTAGCAATCTTCGGAGAACGCAGCTTGCCTTACGTGTTGGTTTATTACATGGCTAATACGACCATTTTTTGGACGTTAGGGGTTTACTTCATCCAACGTGACCAACAGCGCCAAACCAAAATCAGTCTAAAAAGCACTTTGCAAAAGATTTTCTCAGCCCCTCTTTTAGGATTTATGATTGGAATCGTCCTGATCGTTCTAAATATTCACCTACCTAGTTTTTTATCGTCTAGCTTCACATACTTAGGAGGACTGACCATCCCGTTATCCATGCTGTTTATTGGGGTTTCCGTTTACGATGCGGGGTTGCGCAATATGCGTTTCCAAAAAGACAATTTGGGCGTTTTACTCGGCCGGTTTGTTTTTGCGCCAAGCTTAATGGCTCTGTTAGTAATGCCAAGTTCCATGCCCCTAATCATGAAGCAAGTCTTCATTTTACAATCATGCATGCCGGTAATGACGAATGCGCCAGTAGTCGCCAAGCTGTACGATGCGGATGCCGATTTTGCATCAATTATGGTGACGGAATCCACGTTATTATCACTAATAATGGTGCCGGTGATGATGGGGATAATGGTGTAG
- a CDS encoding dihydroorotase: MRTLIKNGRVISNGQLQKADVLVEGQQISAIAPQLAESTVAERVIDAQNQLVLPGLVDVHVHFRDPGLTEKEDVTTGSQAALRGGYTTVLTMPNVDPVPDDPARLTKMIAHNQRVGRVHIGQYAAVTKKRTSDQLVDFAALKEAGAVAFSNDGNGVQSAQTMYQAMQALQKIDLPLAAHVEDESLMQHGVMNAGARAQELGLPGIDELAETAQLARDLEIARKTGVHYHVCHVSTARSVELIRRAQRDGVWVTAEVAPHHLFLDEQMITKDNPMLKMNPPLRRLADRQALLAGLLDGTIGMVATDHAPHTDADKTGAMKTAAFGITGLETAFALLYTKLVKSGICSVVQLVNWMSTNPAQAFRLGDAGNLTVGAVADLTIVDVDHEYEIDAAAMASKGHNSPFVGQRVYGQPQLTMVAGQIKFERRGILK, encoded by the coding sequence ATGCGAACCTTGATTAAAAACGGCCGGGTGATCTCTAACGGACAACTGCAAAAGGCGGACGTCCTGGTGGAGGGTCAACAAATTAGTGCGATTGCTCCCCAACTTGCGGAGTCGACGGTTGCCGAACGGGTTATTGACGCCCAAAACCAACTAGTACTTCCGGGATTGGTGGACGTGCACGTTCACTTTCGGGATCCCGGGTTAACCGAAAAAGAAGACGTAACTACCGGCAGCCAAGCGGCGCTGCGGGGTGGATACACCACGGTATTGACGATGCCCAACGTGGATCCGGTCCCTGATGACCCAGCACGGTTAACTAAAATGATTGCGCATAACCAACGGGTTGGTCGGGTGCACATTGGACAATACGCGGCGGTAACTAAAAAGCGGACCAGCGATCAGTTGGTAGACTTTGCAGCTCTTAAAGAAGCGGGCGCAGTGGCCTTCAGTAACGATGGTAACGGGGTTCAAAGCGCACAAACGATGTATCAGGCTATGCAAGCTTTGCAAAAAATTGACTTGCCGCTAGCGGCCCACGTAGAAGACGAATCCCTTATGCAGCACGGGGTGATGAATGCTGGGGCGCGTGCCCAAGAACTAGGTTTACCCGGCATCGACGAACTGGCAGAAACGGCGCAGTTAGCCCGGGATTTAGAAATCGCACGGAAAACGGGTGTACACTACCACGTTTGCCACGTTTCTACGGCACGGAGCGTGGAATTGATTCGGCGAGCCCAACGTGACGGAGTGTGGGTAACTGCCGAAGTCGCGCCGCACCACCTCTTCTTGGATGAACAGATGATTACTAAGGATAATCCGATGTTAAAGATGAACCCCCCGTTGCGCCGGTTAGCGGACCGGCAAGCGTTACTTGCGGGATTGCTGGACGGTACGATTGGTATGGTGGCTACCGACCACGCCCCGCACACGGACGCGGATAAGACGGGGGCAATGAAAACGGCGGCCTTTGGAATTACCGGATTGGAAACCGCCTTTGCCTTGCTTTACACCAAGCTAGTTAAATCGGGAATTTGTTCGGTCGTTCAATTGGTCAACTGGATGAGTACCAACCCTGCGCAAGCCTTTCGATTAGGGGACGCAGGTAATTTAACGGTAGGCGCGGTGGCGGATTTAACGATTGTGGACGTGGATCACGAATATGAAATTGACGCTGCGGCGATGGCATCGAAGGGGCACAACAGCCCGTTTGTTGGTCAACGAGTTTATGGTCAACCCCAACTCACGATGGTTGCGGGACAAATCAAGTTTGAACGAAGGGGCATTTTAAAATGA
- a CDS encoding aspartate carbamoyltransferase catalytic subunit produces MHDLTTVENFNEADVLHKIKLAEEFKKGKKVQLKRPVYAMNLFFENSTRTHTSFEMAEQRLGMKMLEFEVQTSSVSKGETLLDTVKTIDAIRTDVAVIRHPQNDYYEPILDENLDISIVNAGDGSGQHPSQSLLDMMTIYEEFGRFAGLKVAITGDIAHSRVARSNAMLLNKLGAQVYFAGPEEWMAEDLADYGTYRPIDELVDQVDVMMLLRIQKERIQDRDNLRMEVQDYLTNYGLTKQRAERMQPHAIIMHPAPVNRGIEIESKLVECQRSRIFKQMTNGMYMRMAILTDVLNAKNLVMGA; encoded by the coding sequence ATGCATGACTTAACTACGGTAGAAAACTTTAACGAAGCGGACGTATTACACAAAATTAAATTGGCAGAAGAATTCAAGAAGGGTAAGAAGGTGCAATTAAAGCGCCCGGTTTACGCAATGAACCTCTTCTTCGAAAACAGCACCCGAACCCACACCAGCTTCGAAATGGCTGAACAACGCTTAGGTATGAAAATGTTGGAATTTGAGGTACAAACTAGTTCGGTTTCCAAAGGTGAAACACTGTTGGATACGGTGAAAACCATTGACGCGATTCGAACGGACGTGGCGGTAATTCGCCATCCCCAAAACGATTACTACGAACCAATTTTGGACGAAAATTTAGACATCAGCATCGTCAACGCGGGCGACGGTAGCGGACAACACCCATCCCAATCGTTACTAGACATGATGACGATTTACGAGGAATTCGGTCGTTTTGCGGGCTTGAAGGTGGCCATTACCGGTGACATCGCCCATTCGCGGGTCGCGCGTTCTAACGCAATGCTGCTAAATAAGCTGGGCGCACAAGTTTACTTTGCGGGTCCTGAAGAATGGATGGCCGAAGACCTAGCTGACTACGGTACTTATCGGCCGATTGACGAACTGGTTGACCAAGTCGACGTCATGATGTTGCTGCGAATTCAAAAAGAACGGATCCAGGATCGCGACAATTTACGAATGGAAGTTCAGGATTATTTGACCAACTACGGTTTGACTAAGCAACGGGCAGAACGGATGCAACCACACGCGATTATCATGCACCCCGCTCCGGTTAACCGCGGAATTGAAATTGAAAGCAAACTGGTGGAATGCCAACGTTCACGGATCTTTAAACAAATGACCAACGGGATGTATATGCGGATGGCAATTTTGACCGACGTGCTAAACGCGAAAAACTTGGTGATGGGGGCGTAA
- a CDS encoding carbamoyl phosphate synthase small subunit produces MKRYLVLEDGTVYLGTAIGTNQERIGELVFNTGMSGYQESLTDQSYNGEILMFTYPLIGNYGINRDDWESIRSSCAGVVVHEVARRASHWQMKMTFEEFLIQQELPGISGIDTRAVTRHIREHGAMKAALVNEVRDGLVEQIRQFKPDAHPIEQSATPRPYPNPATGRKVVVVDFGLKYSILRELAQRNCNVMVLPYDADAQTVLANNPDGVLLSNGPGDPEAVPDSVLQMIRTVEKQVPVFGICMGHQLFARANGARTMKLKFGHRGFNHPVRNLATGRIDLTSQNHGYAVDRTSVAATDLTITHEEINDESVEGLRHEKYPAFSVQFHPDAAPGPHDAVGLFDQFMRLIDQRKKLMEVR; encoded by the coding sequence ATGAAGCGTTATTTAGTTTTAGAAGACGGCACGGTTTATCTGGGGACGGCAATCGGCACCAATCAGGAACGCATCGGCGAACTAGTTTTTAATACCGGAATGAGCGGATACCAAGAGTCCTTAACCGACCAATCGTATAACGGAGAAATTTTAATGTTTACGTACCCGCTGATTGGCAATTATGGAATTAACCGTGACGATTGGGAATCGATCCGTTCTAGTTGCGCGGGAGTGGTGGTTCACGAAGTTGCACGGCGGGCTAGTCACTGGCAAATGAAGATGACTTTTGAAGAGTTTTTAATCCAACAAGAACTCCCCGGAATTAGTGGAATTGACACCCGGGCGGTAACCCGGCACATTCGCGAACACGGGGCGATGAAGGCGGCGCTAGTTAACGAAGTCCGCGACGGTCTGGTGGAACAAATCCGACAATTTAAACCAGACGCACACCCAATTGAACAAAGCGCAACGCCCAGGCCGTATCCTAATCCAGCAACCGGTCGGAAGGTGGTCGTGGTGGACTTTGGTCTCAAGTATTCCATCTTAAGGGAACTTGCGCAACGGAATTGTAACGTAATGGTGCTGCCCTACGATGCGGATGCACAAACGGTCTTAGCAAATAATCCGGACGGGGTGCTTTTAAGCAACGGACCGGGGGACCCCGAAGCAGTTCCAGATAGCGTGTTGCAAATGATTCGCACGGTGGAAAAACAAGTGCCCGTGTTTGGCATCTGTATGGGACACCAACTCTTTGCCCGGGCGAACGGCGCCCGGACGATGAAATTAAAGTTTGGTCATCGAGGATTTAACCATCCGGTGCGCAATTTAGCTACTGGGCGAATCGACTTAACTTCGCAAAACCACGGCTACGCGGTGGACCGCACTTCGGTTGCCGCGACCGATTTGACGATTACCCACGAAGAAATTAACGATGAATCGGTGGAAGGATTACGTCACGAAAAGTACCCGGCTTTTTCAGTACAGTTTCACCCAGACGCGGCACCCGGGCCACACGATGCGGTAGGTCTTTTCGACCAATTCATGCGGTTGATTGACCAACGGAAAAAATTAATGGAGGTGCGCTAA
- the carB gene encoding carbamoyl-phosphate synthase large subunit, whose product MPKRTDLNKILVIGSGPIIIGQAAEFDYSGTQACLSLKELGYQTVLVNSNPATIMTDTDVADKVYIEPLTRQFVSQIIRKERPDAILPTLGGQQGLNMAMELAESGILKELNIELLGTKLDAIDQAEDRERFRSLMKELGEPVPDSAIATTVAEAVDFAKQSGFPVIVRPAFTMGGTGGGIANDETELRKIAANGLTLSPVTQVLIEQSIAGMKEIEFEVMRDHADNAIVVCNMENFDPVGIHTGDSIVYAPVQTLSDREVQELRDAALRIIRALKIEGGCNVQFALDPVQNRYYVIEVNPRVSRSSALASKATGYPIAKVAAKIAVGLQLDEILNPVTGSTYAEFEPALDYVVCKIPRWPFDKFANADRRLGTQMKATGEVMAVGRTVEEATQKALRSLDIDVTELHDERLANLSDTELLAGIKVARDDRLFYLYEALRRGESLTKLAQLTKISVYFLDKLLHIYEIETALQEHPFATEWLTDAKRYGFADTTVARLWQTTADRVREFRQQTGIQPVYKMIDTCAGEFASSTPYYYSTYEFENESQVSEKPSILVLGSGPIRIGQGVEFDYATVHSIQAIRQMGYEAIVVNNNPETVSTDFSMSDKLYFEPLTVEEVLNVIELEQPKGVIVQFGGQTAINLAEALADHGVPVLRTAVEDVNRAEDRDEFNQLITENQFRQPEGRTATTVPTAITAANQIGYPVVVRPSYVLGGRAMEIVHNQAELENYMHTAVQVSHQHPVLIDQYLVGTECEVDVVSDGHDVVIPGIMEHIERSGVHSGDSMAVYPAQTLSTTVQNQIVEIATKLARCLRCVGLMNVQFIVHDEQVYVIEVNPRASRTIPLISKVTDLPLARIATKAILGQIIREQGLTPGLHRPGKLIHVKAPVFSFTKLNDVDSLLGPEMKSTGEVMGSDRTLAKALYKALEGAKLHLPDHGKVLLTVRNTDKEEVVGLAKRFWDLGYQLVATEGTAAVLKQNGLPVETVEKLTESTQILNEIKEHEIRTVINTIADDPDSANDGIKIRQTALTYGVPLFTALDTVDAILQVLEAQAFTTVHL is encoded by the coding sequence ATGCCTAAGCGAACGGATTTAAATAAAATTTTGGTGATTGGATCAGGACCAATCATTATTGGTCAGGCGGCCGAATTTGACTATTCTGGTACCCAAGCGTGCCTGTCGTTAAAAGAACTCGGCTACCAAACGGTGTTGGTTAACTCAAATCCAGCGACCATCATGACCGATACGGACGTGGCGGATAAGGTTTATATTGAACCACTCACCCGGCAATTCGTATCCCAAATCATTCGCAAAGAGCGCCCGGATGCCATTTTGCCAACCCTCGGAGGTCAGCAAGGGCTTAACATGGCGATGGAACTAGCCGAATCAGGAATTCTAAAGGAACTAAATATTGAGCTATTAGGAACTAAATTAGACGCAATCGACCAAGCAGAAGATCGCGAACGGTTTCGGTCGTTAATGAAGGAACTTGGTGAACCAGTTCCTGACTCCGCAATTGCGACCACGGTTGCTGAAGCGGTCGACTTCGCTAAGCAAAGTGGCTTCCCCGTAATCGTCCGGCCCGCCTTTACAATGGGCGGCACCGGCGGCGGAATCGCTAATGACGAAACGGAACTTCGGAAAATTGCCGCCAACGGACTCACCCTTTCGCCAGTGACCCAAGTGCTGATCGAACAAAGCATTGCCGGAATGAAGGAAATTGAGTTTGAAGTAATGCGGGACCACGCCGATAACGCGATCGTGGTTTGCAACATGGAAAACTTTGATCCGGTAGGGATTCATACCGGAGACTCAATTGTTTACGCACCGGTTCAAACCTTAAGCGACCGGGAAGTTCAAGAGTTGCGGGACGCGGCGCTGCGGATTATTCGGGCGTTAAAAATTGAGGGAGGATGCAACGTTCAGTTTGCCCTTGACCCAGTCCAGAATCGGTACTACGTGATTGAAGTCAATCCGCGGGTAAGTCGGTCAAGCGCGCTAGCTTCTAAGGCAACCGGCTATCCAATTGCCAAGGTGGCGGCGAAAATTGCCGTTGGATTGCAACTCGACGAAATTTTGAATCCGGTGACCGGCTCGACTTACGCGGAATTTGAACCAGCGCTTGATTACGTGGTCTGCAAAATTCCCCGGTGGCCGTTCGATAAATTTGCCAACGCCGATCGCCGCTTAGGTACCCAAATGAAGGCGACCGGGGAAGTAATGGCGGTTGGTCGCACCGTTGAGGAAGCCACCCAAAAGGCGTTGCGCTCCCTCGACATTGACGTGACGGAGCTCCATGATGAACGCTTAGCTAACTTAAGCGACACAGAGTTACTTGCTGGAATCAAAGTAGCCCGAGACGACCGGCTATTCTACCTTTACGAAGCGTTGCGCCGCGGCGAGTCGTTGACTAAATTAGCACAATTAACTAAGATTAGCGTTTATTTTTTGGATAAATTACTACATATTTATGAAATTGAAACGGCGTTGCAGGAACACCCCTTTGCAACCGAATGGCTAACCGATGCTAAGCGGTATGGGTTTGCGGATACTACGGTTGCCCGGCTTTGGCAAACTACTGCGGACCGGGTGCGCGAATTTCGGCAACAAACTGGAATTCAGCCAGTGTACAAGATGATTGATACTTGTGCAGGGGAGTTTGCTTCCAGCACGCCATATTATTACAGCACCTACGAATTTGAAAACGAAAGTCAAGTTTCAGAAAAGCCCTCCATCCTAGTGCTGGGGTCGGGCCCGATTCGGATTGGGCAGGGGGTTGAATTTGACTACGCCACGGTCCATTCGATTCAAGCAATTCGCCAAATGGGTTACGAAGCCATCGTGGTAAATAACAACCCGGAAACCGTTTCGACCGACTTTTCAATGTCTGACAAACTATATTTTGAGCCGTTAACTGTCGAAGAGGTGCTTAACGTAATCGAGTTAGAGCAACCTAAGGGCGTAATCGTCCAATTTGGTGGCCAAACCGCGATTAATTTAGCTGAGGCTTTAGCGGACCATGGAGTCCCCGTTTTAAGGACCGCGGTGGAAGACGTGAACCGTGCCGAAGATCGGGATGAGTTTAACCAGTTAATCACGGAAAACCAGTTCCGACAACCCGAAGGTCGCACTGCTACTACGGTTCCAACGGCAATTACGGCGGCTAATCAAATCGGTTATCCGGTGGTTGTCCGTCCAAGTTACGTTCTAGGGGGCCGGGCGATGGAAATTGTCCACAACCAGGCTGAATTGGAAAACTACATGCACACCGCGGTCCAGGTTTCCCACCAGCATCCGGTTTTGATCGACCAGTATTTGGTGGGGACGGAATGTGAAGTTGACGTGGTTAGCGACGGGCACGACGTGGTAATTCCGGGCATTATGGAACATATTGAACGTTCGGGTGTGCATTCGGGAGATTCAATGGCGGTATATCCAGCCCAAACCCTTTCAACAACCGTACAGAACCAAATTGTGGAAATCGCGACTAAATTGGCCCGTTGCCTACGGTGCGTAGGGCTAATGAACGTTCAATTTATCGTGCACGACGAACAGGTTTACGTGATTGAAGTTAACCCGCGCGCTAGTCGGACGATTCCATTGATTAGCAAGGTCACGGATTTACCACTGGCCCGGATCGCAACGAAGGCCATTCTTGGTCAAATTATTCGGGAACAAGGGCTAACTCCGGGGCTTCACCGACCGGGCAAGTTAATTCACGTGAAGGCGCCGGTCTTCTCCTTCACCAAACTAAACGATGTGGATAGTTTACTAGGACCAGAAATGAAATCCACTGGCGAAGTAATGGGGAGCGACCGCACTTTAGCTAAGGCGCTGTATAAAGCGTTGGAGGGCGCAAAACTTCATTTGCCAGACCACGGCAAAGTTTTACTAACGGTTCGAAATACGGATAAAGAAGAAGTGGTTGGCCTAGCTAAACGTTTCTGGGACCTAGGTTATCAACTGGTGGCTACTGAAGGGACCGCGGCAGTCTTGAAACAAAACGGCTTACCTGTGGAAACGGTGGAAAAGCTGACGGAATCGACCCAAATTTTAAATGAAATCAAAGAACATGAAATTAGAACGGTGATTAACACCATTGCTGACGATCCGGATAGCGCCAACGACGGAATTAAAATCCGACAAACTGCGCTAACCTACGGAGTGCCATTGTTTACCGCCTTGGATACGGTGGATGCCATTTTACAAGTGTTAGAAGCCCAAGCCTTTACTACGGTTCACCTATAA
- the pyrE gene encoding orotate phosphoribosyltransferase, translating into MTETQTQAAIIQQLLELQAIQVKPDAPFTYASGIKSPIYTDLRMTISKPTLRKQIATGLSELVRQFYPTATVIGGVATAGIPHAAWVAAELELPLIYVRAKPKDHGAGKQIEGTLQATDQVVLIDDLISTGGSVLKAGKAVHQTPAQLLGVASIFSYQLPDARQNFAAEETQLHSLIDYHQLIDHLATQQQLTPAQLDSARTWHRDPWQWGATTTIK; encoded by the coding sequence ATGACGGAAACACAAACTCAAGCAGCAATTATTCAGCAGTTACTGGAATTGCAGGCGATTCAGGTAAAGCCTGACGCACCGTTTACGTACGCCAGTGGAATCAAGTCGCCAATCTATACCGACTTGCGAATGACGATTAGTAAACCCACGTTACGTAAACAAATTGCCACGGGGCTCAGCGAACTAGTTCGGCAATTTTATCCGACGGCAACGGTGATCGGCGGGGTGGCAACGGCTGGGATTCCGCACGCCGCGTGGGTTGCTGCAGAACTCGAATTACCATTGATTTACGTCCGCGCTAAGCCCAAGGATCACGGAGCGGGTAAGCAGATTGAGGGGACTTTGCAAGCCACTGACCAAGTGGTGTTGATTGACGATTTGATTTCAACCGGCGGCAGCGTGCTTAAGGCTGGCAAGGCGGTTCACCAGACCCCCGCTCAACTGCTAGGGGTCGCGAGTATCTTTAGTTACCAGCTTCCGGACGCACGCCAAAACTTTGCGGCTGAGGAAACCCAGTTACATAGTTTGATTGATTATCACCAACTAATTGATCATTTAGCTACGCAACAACAACTAACCCCTGCCCAGTTAGATTCGGCCCGTACTTGGCATCGGGATCCGTGGCAATGGGGCGCAACTACAACAATTAAATAA